In Trueperaceae bacterium, the genomic stretch CCTTGGCGAAATCGGTGAGCGCCTTCGCCGGCGCTACCGGATCCTCGCCCACCAGGACGAGCGCGGTCGGTCCCTTGAGGGCGTCGCCGAACCCTTCCAGGCCCTGCTCCTTGAGCACGACCTCGATGAGGGTGTTCTTGGCAACGAGGATCCGACCGCCGGCCTCCCTTACCCCTTTGCGCAGCGTGTTCAGTTCGCCTGCGCTGAGGCCCTGGTAGTCCACCAAGAAGAACGTCTTGGCGTCCGCGAGCAGGTCGCGGAGCGCGGCTACCGACGCTTCATTTCTCGGGTTGGCCATCTCTACCTTTCGTTTCCAGCAACTTCGTTCCGCGTTCTCGTCTCGATGACGAGTCGGAACAACCGCGAAGCGTACGCCTCGGCAGGATCTTTAAGCCTGGCAGGCCCCTGCTGTCTCCAACGCCAAAAGGTGCAGCACAAAGGGTGGAGCACCCTACGCTACGCACCGGGATGCCTGGGGAATGGGCCAATCAGATACTCACCCTCACGCTGGGGCCCATGGTGGAGGTGAGGTAGAGGGTCTTGAGAAAGATGCCCTTGGCGGCGTCCGGGCGGGCCGCTTCGAGCGCGGTCTTGAGCGCCGCGAGGTTCTCGGCCAGCTTGTCGGGATC encodes the following:
- the rplJ gene encoding 50S ribosomal protein L10, with amino-acid sequence MANPRNEASVAALRDLLADAKTFFLVDYQGLSAGELNTLRKGVREAGGRILVAKNTLIEVVLKEQGLEGFGDALKGPTALVLVGEDPVAPAKALTDFAKGHAKELPAAKGGLLQGGQVGPEALARIAKLPSRQQLLSELLGVMQAPLQQLVGVLEAPERNLVSVMTNYSEKLKEEG